A region of Catenibacterium mitsuokai DNA encodes the following proteins:
- a CDS encoding HdeD family acid-resistance protein codes for MIKEYIKKYSKASIITSVIMIVASVLLIVFPKTMLNIVVYVISGALFVDGLIHFVTYFALTHEMRIFSNDLLEGILALLAGVFVAFNADAFIGALTMIIGLWVVIKGLLNLQLSFQLQQIIEFNWFWIFLCAVLSVVLGVFIIVHPIDMAIGLTMAEGIVLLVTEVLSLIQTIYVLYKLNHSKMSRSYIN; via the coding sequence ATGATTAAAGAATATATTAAGAAGTATAGTAAAGCATCTATCATCACATCAGTGATTATGATTGTTGCTTCAGTATTATTGATTGTTTTCCCGAAGACAATGTTGAATATTGTTGTTTATGTTATTTCAGGCGCATTATTTGTGGATGGTTTGATTCATTTTGTGACTTACTTTGCATTAACTCATGAAATGCGTATCTTTTCTAATGATTTGTTAGAAGGTATTCTCGCATTACTGGCAGGTGTTTTTGTTGCATTCAATGCGGATGCATTCATTGGTGCACTCACAATGATCATTGGATTATGGGTTGTCATTAAAGGTTTATTAAACTTACAGCTTTCATTCCAGTTGCAGCAGATCATTGAATTCAACTGGTTCTGGATCTTCTTATGTGCTGTATTAAGTGTTGTATTAGGCGTATTTATTATTGTACATCCTATCGATATGGCGATTGGATTAACTATGGCTGAAGGTATTGTATTATTAGTCACCGAAGTATTGAGTCTTATTCAGACAATCTATGTCTTATATAAGCTCAATCATTCTAAAATGTCTAGATCATATATTAATTAA
- the hpt gene encoding hypoxanthine phosphoribosyltransferase, whose protein sequence is MHKDLKEILFTQEQISERCKELGAQISKDYEGKKLLLIGLLKGSIPFLAELSKYIEGDVYFDYMSVSSYKGTESGTIHIKKDVDIDVKGMDVLIVEDILDTGKTLDTVTHMLKDRGTASCEIVTMLDKQEARKYPVQAKYVGFPVPELFVVGYGLDFDQRFRNLPYIGILKEECYQ, encoded by the coding sequence ATGCATAAGGACTTGAAAGAAATATTATTTACACAGGAACAGATTTCTGAACGCTGTAAAGAATTAGGCGCACAGATCTCAAAAGATTATGAAGGTAAGAAACTTCTTCTTATTGGTCTTTTAAAGGGGTCTATTCCATTCCTAGCAGAACTTTCTAAATATATTGAGGGCGATGTATATTTTGATTATATGTCAGTCAGCAGTTATAAAGGAACTGAATCTGGAACTATTCATATTAAGAAAGATGTTGATATTGACGTCAAAGGTATGGATGTACTTATCGTGGAAGACATCCTTGATACAGGTAAAACATTAGATACTGTTACACATATGTTGAAAGATCGTGGTACAGCATCTTGCGAAATCGTTACTATGCTTGATAAACAGGAAGCAAGAAAGTATCCTGTACAGGCTAAGTATGTTGGTTTCCCTGTACCAGAATTATTCGTGGTTGGTTATGGTCTTGATTTTGATCAGAGATTTAGAAACTTACCATATATTGGTATCTTAAAAGAAGAATGTTACCAGTAA
- the ftsH gene encoding ATP-dependent zinc metalloprotease FtsH, translating to MMKKNNKTLLKAILPWIVVLLLLSSLFPFLMNNGGSKELTYSQFMTVVKDKKITNVTITPNSFVTKVEGSYKKNSKGDKVNFSTIVPKTDKELDSLTQILEDKNVKIKVTDSESDNMIWNILGSILPYVILFGGMFWVFKNVNGAAGGNNKAFEFGNSRAKLERNSKTRFTDVAGADEEKEELTELVAFLKNPKKFTEMGAKIPRGVLLVGPPGTGKTLLARAVAGEANVPFYSISGSEFVEMFVGVGAGRVRDMFKKAKENAPCIIFIDEIDAVGRQRGTGVGGGHDEREQTLNQLLVEMDGFEGNEGVIILAATNRADVLDPALLRPGRFDRQIRVSNPDKRARSQILKVHARNKHFAPDVDFDNIAQRTPGFSGAELANVLNEAALLAVRSGHQMITLSDVDEAIDRVIGGPAKKSRKYTEHERKLVAYHETGHAIIGLTLEDANQVQKVTIVPRGDAGGYNLMTPREETYFSTKKQLLATITGYMGGRTAEEIFFGDVSSGAHNDIEQATRIARMMVTELGMSELGPIKYDSGDNAVFLGRDYSQLSNTHSGQIAFEIDQQVRKIIETAHSQATEIINNNKDKMDIIANALLEHETLNHEQIQSLYNTGKMPETYDGTEEHVESNDDNNNTPEPPKADPEDDLLDEMK from the coding sequence ATGATGAAGAAGAATAACAAAACATTATTAAAAGCTATTCTTCCTTGGATCGTCGTATTATTGCTGTTAAGTTCATTATTCCCATTCTTAATGAATAATGGCGGTAGTAAGGAATTGACTTATTCACAATTCATGACAGTAGTAAAAGATAAAAAGATAACTAACGTGACTATTACACCTAATAGTTTTGTAACCAAGGTCGAAGGTAGCTACAAGAAGAACTCTAAGGGCGATAAAGTGAACTTTTCAACTATCGTTCCTAAGACAGACAAAGAATTAGATTCATTAACACAGATTCTTGAAGACAAGAATGTCAAGATTAAGGTCACTGATTCAGAAAGTGATAACATGATCTGGAATATACTAGGTTCCATCCTTCCATATGTAATATTGTTTGGTGGTATGTTCTGGGTATTCAAGAACGTTAATGGTGCTGCAGGAGGCAACAATAAAGCCTTTGAATTTGGAAATTCTCGCGCTAAGCTAGAAAGAAATTCTAAGACTCGTTTTACAGATGTTGCAGGTGCTGATGAAGAAAAAGAAGAATTAACAGAACTTGTTGCATTCTTAAAGAACCCTAAGAAGTTTACTGAAATGGGTGCTAAAATTCCTAGAGGTGTTCTATTAGTAGGTCCTCCAGGTACAGGTAAAACATTATTAGCACGTGCTGTTGCAGGTGAAGCAAACGTTCCATTCTATTCTATTTCTGGTTCAGAATTCGTAGAAATGTTCGTTGGTGTTGGTGCTGGCCGTGTAAGAGATATGTTTAAGAAGGCTAAAGAAAATGCCCCTTGTATCATCTTTATTGATGAAATTGATGCCGTAGGTCGTCAGAGAGGTACTGGTGTTGGTGGTGGACACGATGAACGTGAACAGACATTAAACCAGTTACTTGTTGAAATGGATGGTTTTGAAGGCAACGAAGGTGTTATTATCCTTGCAGCCACTAACCGTGCAGACGTACTTGACCCTGCATTATTACGTCCAGGACGTTTTGATAGACAGATCAGAGTATCTAACCCTGATAAGCGTGCAAGATCTCAGATCTTGAAGGTTCATGCAAGAAATAAGCATTTTGCGCCAGATGTTGATTTTGATAACATTGCTCAGCGTACTCCTGGATTCTCAGGTGCAGAACTTGCGAACGTATTAAATGAAGCGGCATTACTTGCAGTAAGAAGCGGTCATCAGATGATCACATTAAGTGATGTCGATGAAGCAATTGATAGAGTTATTGGTGGTCCAGCTAAGAAGTCTAGAAAATATACTGAACATGAAAGAAAGCTTGTTGCTTATCATGAAACTGGACATGCGATTATTGGTTTGACATTAGAAGATGCCAACCAGGTACAGAAGGTTACAATTGTACCACGTGGTGATGCAGGTGGATACAACTTGATGACTCCTAGAGAAGAAACTTACTTCTCAACTAAGAAACAGTTACTTGCAACTATTACAGGTTATATGGGCGGTCGTACAGCTGAAGAAATCTTCTTTGGTGATGTATCATCAGGTGCTCATAACGATATTGAACAGGCTACACGTATTGCTCGTATGATGGTTACAGAACTTGGTATGAGTGAACTTGGCCCAATTAAGTATGATAGTGGTGATAATGCCGTATTCTTAGGTCGTGACTATTCACAGTTAAGTAATACACATTCTGGTCAGATCGCATTTGAAATTGACCAGCAGGTACGTAAGATCATCGAGACAGCACATTCTCAGGCAACTGAAATCATCAACAATAATAAAGATAAAATGGATATTATTGCGAATGCATTGCTTGAACATGAAACATTGAATCATGAACAGATTCAGTCTTTATATAACACTGGTAAAATGCCAGAAACATATGATGGAACAGAAGAACATGTTGAATCTAACGATGACAACAATAACACTCCTGAACCACCTAAGGCTGATCCAGAAGATGATTTACTAGATGAAATGAAATAA
- the hslO gene encoding Hsp33 family molecular chaperone HslO, protein MKDYLVRGLVNSKNCRVFACTTTNLTNVAQQNHNLWPCASAALGRMMAVTLMMGAMNKNKEKMTVVINGGGPIGTMLCTTNSDGKIKGFVSNSEVHYTYNDTGKLAVGLCVGNQGTIQVTRDMGLKEPITSSSPLQTGEIGDDFSYYFMLSEQVPSVVAVGVLVEEDNTVRSAGGYIIQLLPEATEEDIAYIEDKIKNTPPVSQLLDEGHTPEEILKMIFEDVEILDTQDLSFECDCSKEKMEEALSTLHTKDLEDMINEDHGCEITCQFCNAHYQFSEDELKEILKKRQ, encoded by the coding sequence ATGAAAGATTATTTAGTACGTGGACTCGTTAATTCAAAGAACTGTCGTGTTTTTGCCTGTACAACAACTAACCTTACAAATGTTGCACAGCAGAATCATAACTTATGGCCTTGTGCAAGTGCTGCACTTGGACGTATGATGGCAGTCACTTTAATGATGGGTGCTATGAATAAGAATAAAGAAAAGATGACAGTAGTCATCAACGGTGGTGGACCAATCGGTACAATGCTTTGTACAACAAATTCTGATGGTAAGATCAAAGGATTTGTATCTAATTCAGAAGTTCACTATACATACAATGATACAGGTAAGCTTGCAGTAGGCTTATGTGTGGGTAATCAGGGTACTATCCAGGTCACTCGTGATATGGGATTAAAGGAACCTATTACATCTAGTTCTCCATTACAGACTGGTGAAATTGGTGACGATTTCTCTTATTACTTCATGTTATCAGAACAGGTACCATCAGTTGTTGCCGTAGGTGTTCTTGTAGAAGAAGACAATACTGTAAGAAGTGCAGGTGGTTATATTATTCAGTTATTACCAGAAGCAACTGAAGAAGATATTGCGTATATTGAAGATAAGATCAAGAATACACCACCAGTATCACAGTTATTAGATGAAGGACATACTCCAGAAGAAATCTTAAAGATGATCTTTGAAGATGTTGAAATCCTAGATACACAGGATTTATCATTTGAATGCGATTGTAGTAAAGAAAAGATGGAAGAAGCTTTATCTACTCTTCATACAAAAGATCTAGAAGATATGATTAATGAAGATCATGGCTGTGAGATTACATGTCAGTTCTGTAATGCACATTATCAGTTCAGTGAAGATGAATTAAAGGAAATACTTAAAAAGCGCCAGTAA
- a CDS encoding helix-turn-helix domain-containing protein — protein sequence MGRKSKFSKQQKIEICRRYLDGSESVISLAKEINAGKNTVKKWIRIFKAYGDSAFDEKPANESYTKEFKRKVVEEYLAGESSLIDIALKYNIPSDSTVLAWVKLYNDHIELKDYIPGGKEIYMAKCRKVTKEERIEIVKYCMEHDLDYSGTCKVFDVTYSNVFNWVRKYKEKGEDGLSDRRGRRKKDEELDELGLLKKQLREKERELERAHLEIRLLKKVEEIERRGYAEQANSRMNISQSRKLRKKTKR from the coding sequence ATGGGAAGAAAAAGCAAGTTTTCTAAACAACAAAAAATTGAAATATGTAGAAGGTACTTAGATGGCAGTGAATCAGTTATTAGTCTAGCAAAAGAAATAAATGCTGGTAAAAACACAGTGAAAAAGTGGATTAGAATCTTTAAAGCGTATGGTGATTCTGCATTTGATGAAAAACCTGCAAATGAATCATATACAAAAGAGTTTAAAAGGAAGGTTGTAGAAGAATATCTTGCTGGTGAAAGTTCACTGATAGATATTGCGCTAAAATATAATATTCCTTCAGATAGTACAGTACTTGCATGGGTAAAGTTATATAATGATCATATAGAATTAAAGGATTATATTCCTGGAGGTAAGGAAATCTATATGGCAAAGTGCAGAAAAGTTACAAAAGAAGAAAGAATAGAGATAGTAAAGTACTGCATGGAACACGATCTTGATTATTCAGGAACGTGCAAAGTGTTTGATGTAACATATTCAAATGTATTTAATTGGGTCAGAAAGTACAAAGAAAAAGGTGAAGACGGATTATCAGACAGACGTGGACGCCGAAAAAAGGATGAAGAGCTAGATGAGCTCGGCCTTCTAAAGAAACAGCTGAGAGAAAAGGAACGTGAGCTGGAGAGGGCTCATCTGGAGATAAGACTGTTAAAAAAAGTGGAGGAGATAGAGAGGAGAGGATATGCAGAACAAGCAAATTCGAGAATGAATATCAGTCAATCAAGGAAATTAAGGAAGAAGACAAAGAGGTAA
- the amrA gene encoding AmmeMemoRadiSam system protein A — MSILYSMCVPHPPLIIPEIGQGEEKTISNTIQSYESIMKYVSTLPIETVIVISPHAIAYSDYIHISPGIHASGDFSQFHAGNVRIEVDYDTELVKKITQSAKKHHIFAGTLGKDDDLDHGTMIPLYFLNKYLKDYKVVRIGISGLSPLTHYRFGQCIKEAVGDKNVLLIASGDLSHCLKEDGPYGYKEEGPLFDHDIITAWKNSDFMRFLTFDPLFIEAASECGLRSFQIMAGALDQKKIKPNFYSYEGPFGVGYGICGFEICGEDQTRDIGNQYKKKMQEEVKKIKEHEDDYVRLARTTIEHYVKEKVEIIPEVTEEMKRRAGVFVSIHEEGRLRGCIGTFMPVQDNIALEIVHNAISACSEDPRFDPITEEELDNLVISVDVLGKIEAVEDISTLDPHIYGIIVSHGSKRGLLLPDLEGVDTVTDQIQIACHKAGIHEGEKIKIERFKVIRHG, encoded by the coding sequence ATGTCTATACTTTATTCTATGTGTGTCCCTCATCCTCCATTAATTATTCCTGAAATAGGTCAAGGAGAAGAGAAAACTATTAGTAACACAATACAGTCTTATGAATCCATTATGAAATATGTATCTACTCTTCCAATAGAAACAGTGATTGTGATCAGTCCTCATGCAATCGCCTATAGTGATTATATTCATATATCTCCTGGTATTCATGCATCAGGAGACTTTAGTCAGTTTCATGCAGGAAATGTAAGAATAGAAGTGGATTATGATACAGAACTTGTAAAGAAGATCACTCAATCTGCCAAGAAGCATCATATTTTTGCAGGAACATTAGGAAAAGATGATGATTTAGATCATGGCACAATGATTCCTCTTTACTTCTTAAATAAGTATCTAAAGGACTATAAAGTTGTAAGAATTGGAATATCTGGTTTATCTCCTCTTACTCATTATCGCTTTGGACAATGTATTAAAGAAGCAGTGGGAGATAAGAATGTTTTATTAATTGCGAGTGGTGATTTGTCTCATTGTTTAAAAGAGGATGGTCCTTATGGTTATAAAGAAGAAGGACCGCTCTTTGATCATGATATTATTACAGCATGGAAGAATAGTGACTTTATGCGTTTCTTAACCTTTGATCCACTCTTTATAGAAGCTGCATCTGAATGTGGACTTAGATCATTTCAAATCATGGCAGGTGCTTTAGATCAAAAAAAGATTAAACCAAACTTTTATTCTTATGAAGGACCATTTGGAGTAGGTTATGGTATATGTGGCTTTGAAATATGTGGTGAAGATCAAACCCGTGATATAGGAAACCAATATAAAAAGAAGATGCAGGAAGAAGTCAAGAAGATCAAAGAACATGAAGATGACTATGTCAGACTGGCTAGAACCACAATAGAGCATTATGTGAAAGAGAAAGTAGAAATCATTCCAGAAGTCACAGAAGAGATGAAAAGACGTGCAGGTGTCTTTGTATCTATTCATGAAGAAGGGCGTTTAAGAGGTTGTATTGGTACCTTTATGCCTGTACAGGATAATATTGCCTTAGAAATAGTACATAATGCGATCAGTGCATGTAGTGAAGATCCACGCTTTGATCCTATTACAGAAGAAGAACTAGATAATCTCGTTATCTCAGTCGATGTATTAGGAAAAATAGAAGCCGTAGAAGATATCAGTACATTAGATCCTCATATCTATGGTATTATAGTATCCCATGGTTCTAAAAGAGGTTTACTCCTACCTGATTTAGAGGGTGTAGATACAGTGACTGATCAGATTCAGATAGCTTGTCATAAGGCAGGTATTCATGAAGGAGAGAAAATCAAGATAGAAAGATTTAAGGTGATCAGACATGGCTAG
- a CDS encoding GNAT family N-acetyltransferase: MERIECCSSIITMKIFETDRLTIRTLDEGDIDRLVEYRSKKTVSKYQSWNRYTRRDAVKLIKKCKETVIDHKKGSMQFGITIKGSQHLIGDLHIEIMAPHTFSIGYTLDDVFWNNGFGTEAVLGLLSYMYEEHGFFKCIAYIYKQNEKSRHLLKKIGFKKFDESFFYGDEGYVFDLSNLQNIYFVLQ, encoded by the coding sequence ATGGAAAGGATAGAATGTTGTTCATCTATCATAACTATGAAAATATTTGAAACAGACCGTCTCACAATTAGAACACTTGATGAAGGTGATATTGATCGTCTTGTAGAATATCGCAGTAAGAAGACTGTTTCTAAGTATCAGTCTTGGAATAGATATACAAGAAGAGATGCAGTGAAACTCATCAAGAAGTGTAAAGAGACAGTGATAGATCATAAAAAGGGGTCTATGCAGTTTGGTATTACAATCAAAGGAAGCCAGCATCTTATTGGTGATTTACATATAGAGATCATGGCACCTCATACATTCTCTATTGGTTATACGCTAGACGATGTTTTCTGGAATAATGGTTTTGGAACTGAAGCCGTACTTGGACTCTTAAGCTATATGTATGAAGAACATGGTTTCTTTAAATGTATTGCTTATATTTATAAACAGAATGAAAAATCAAGACACCTATTAAAGAAGATAGGTTTTAAGAAGTTTGATGAATCTTTCTTCTATGGGGATGAAGGTTATGTTTTTGACCTCAGTAACTTACAAAATATATATTTTGTGCTACAATAA
- a CDS encoding 4Fe-4S binding protein: MFGPLIFGRGWCGYACWTAMILDFLPYKRPQKPRVKKLGILRYVMFVCSLALVSGLFLMKVAHLEKIMFYLFLLGNAFYYIVGIALAYIFKDNRAFCKYLCPITVFLKPMSYYSLLRVHCDESQCVHCNKCLKVCPMNVEVNKESRKRKNGTDCILCYECTKECPVKALH, translated from the coding sequence ATCTTTGGACCTCTTATATTTGGTCGAGGATGGTGTGGTTATGCCTGCTGGACAGCTATGATCCTTGACTTCTTACCTTATAAAAGACCACAGAAACCAAGAGTAAAGAAACTTGGAATATTACGTTATGTAATGTTTGTATGTTCTCTTGCATTGGTATCAGGATTATTCTTAATGAAAGTCGCTCATCTAGAAAAAATCATGTTCTATCTATTTCTTCTAGGCAACGCCTTTTACTATATTGTGGGTATTGCGCTTGCCTATATATTTAAAGATAATCGTGCATTCTGCAAGTATTTGTGTCCTATTACAGTATTTCTTAAGCCTATGAGTTATTATTCACTCCTACGTGTACATTGTGATGAAAGTCAATGTGTGCACTGTAATAAGTGTTTAAAGGTATGCCCAATGAATGTAGAAGTGAATAAAGAGTCACGTAAACGTAAAAACGGCACTGACTGTATTCTTTGTTATGAATGTACAAAAGAATGTCCAGTCAAAGCACTTCATTAA
- the dusB gene encoding tRNA dihydrouridine synthase DusB, which yields MLKIGNIEIKHPIIMAPMAGITNVAYRRLVKEFGAGLVVSEMVSDKALCYGNQKTIDMLAVGEDEHPMSMQIFGGEVETMVKAAKFVEEHSDCDIIDINMGCPVNKVLKAHAGSYLMQYPELAYDIVKAVVEAVNVPVTVKMRIGYDMKHINCVEMAQLMEKAGASAVAIHGRTRSQMYEGHADWSWIKKVKEAVSIPVIGNGDVRTPEDAKRMMEETGCDAVMVGRGALGNPFVIRRMVKYLEEGILEEEPDYHARIQLCIDHAHRLVKTEGEKNAIRQMRGQAPWYVKGLRGSAKIKNHLTQMNTLEELETILKDFEKELEGE from the coding sequence ATGTTGAAAATTGGAAATATAGAAATAAAACATCCTATTATCATGGCTCCTATGGCAGGTATCACAAATGTCGCTTACCGTAGACTTGTAAAAGAGTTTGGTGCAGGGCTTGTAGTATCTGAAATGGTCAGTGATAAAGCGTTATGTTATGGAAATCAAAAGACAATTGATATGCTTGCAGTAGGTGAAGATGAACACCCTATGAGTATGCAGATTTTTGGTGGTGAAGTAGAGACTATGGTCAAAGCTGCCAAGTTTGTAGAGGAACATTCTGATTGTGATATTATTGATATTAATATGGGATGTCCTGTAAATAAGGTATTAAAGGCTCATGCAGGTAGTTATTTAATGCAGTATCCAGAACTTGCATATGATATTGTGAAGGCTGTCGTAGAAGCAGTGAATGTACCAGTGACTGTTAAGATGCGTATTGGTTATGACATGAAACATATTAACTGTGTAGAAATGGCACAATTAATGGAAAAAGCAGGTGCAAGTGCAGTGGCTATTCATGGTCGTACACGTTCACAGATGTATGAAGGCCATGCAGATTGGTCATGGATTAAAAAAGTAAAAGAAGCAGTTAGTATTCCAGTTATTGGGAATGGTGATGTCAGAACACCTGAAGATGCGAAAAGAATGATGGAAGAAACAGGCTGTGATGCTGTCATGGTTGGTAGAGGTGCTTTAGGTAATCCATTTGTGATTCGTAGAATGGTGAAATATCTAGAAGAAGGTATTCTAGAAGAAGAGCCAGACTATCATGCACGTATTCAGTTATGTATTGATCATGCTCATCGTTTAGTAAAAACGGAAGGTGAAAAGAATGCGATTAGACAAATGCGTGGACAGGCACCTTGGTATGTCAAAGGGTTAAGAGGTTCAGCAAAAATCAAGAATCATTTAACACAGATGAATACATTAGAAGAATTAGAAACAATTCTAAAAGACTTTGAGAAAGAACTAGAAGGTGAGTAA
- the tilS gene encoding tRNA lysidine(34) synthetase TilS codes for MLNTSLLDKKKKYLLGVSGGPDSMALLDMMHEYSICVAHVNYNLRNDTEEDYKVVHDYCKAHNIPFYYKEFTPDDYVKGNFQTVARDMRYAFYQEVYKTEQCDALCLGHQKDDVIETIYMHLERDSHPDYLGIQEVSCRLGMTIIRPLLHVTKQDLRDYCDDHHILFHDDYTNFQTEFTRDRIRNTILNQYTNSQKEELLKKAEEYNQKQVLKKEEVSKYLTEPLDYTLVPEDLLSDVLYALLKKHIEVSKISHHLIDEIIHQIQSSKPNIQMPIGVNEEFIKEYNNVYIRKSIKQLDYTYRIDHRQNFDCPYFKIRTQGEMNDGIPVKDEDFPLTIRNIRPGDRMETAGGTKKVSRLFINAKIPSPLRHYWPIVLDCKGNILLVPGIAKNKKYLSINPDLFVIK; via the coding sequence ATGCTGAATACATCATTATTAGACAAAAAAAAGAAATATCTCCTAGGTGTATCAGGTGGTCCTGATTCTATGGCACTTCTTGATATGATGCATGAATATTCAATCTGTGTGGCTCATGTGAATTACAATCTTCGAAATGATACAGAAGAAGATTACAAGGTTGTTCATGATTACTGTAAAGCACATAATATTCCTTTTTACTATAAGGAATTTACACCAGATGATTATGTGAAAGGAAACTTCCAGACTGTCGCAAGAGATATGCGTTACGCTTTTTATCAAGAAGTATATAAAACGGAACAATGTGATGCATTATGCCTAGGACATCAGAAGGATGATGTGATTGAAACTATTTATATGCACTTGGAACGTGACTCTCATCCTGATTATTTAGGTATCCAGGAAGTCTCTTGCCGCTTAGGTATGACTATTATTAGACCATTACTTCATGTGACTAAACAAGATTTACGTGATTATTGTGATGATCATCATATTTTGTTTCATGATGATTATACGAATTTCCAGACAGAGTTTACTAGAGACCGCATTCGTAATACGATCTTGAATCAGTATACCAATTCACAAAAAGAAGAACTCTTAAAAAAAGCAGAAGAATACAATCAAAAGCAGGTATTAAAGAAAGAAGAAGTAAGTAAATATCTCACTGAACCACTCGATTATACATTAGTACCAGAAGACCTTCTTTCGGATGTACTCTATGCTTTATTAAAGAAACATATAGAAGTATCTAAGATTTCTCATCATCTCATTGATGAAATCATCCATCAGATTCAATCCTCTAAACCTAATATTCAAATGCCTATTGGTGTTAATGAGGAGTTCATAAAAGAATATAATAATGTATACATTCGTAAATCTATAAAACAATTAGATTATACGTATAGAATAGATCATAGACAGAACTTCGACTGTCCTTATTTCAAGATTCGAACACAAGGAGAAATGAATGATGGTATCCCTGTCAAAGATGAAGACTTTCCATTGACCATTCGAAACATAAGACCAGGAGATCGTATGGAAACAGCAGGGGGCACTAAAAAGGTCTCTAGACTCTTTATTAATGCAAAAATACCCTCACCATTACGACATTATTGGCCAATTGTATTAGACTGTAAGGGAAATATTCTTTTGGTCCCTGGAATTGCGAAAAACAAGAAGTATTTGTCTATCAATCCAGATTTGTTTGTGATAAAATAA
- a CDS encoding IS3 family transposase: MLEILGVKRANYYKWLRRNKSERDLENEELADFIRKYDEKFNHTLGYRMMTDRINRDENKNYNDKQVYKAMKILGIKSIIRPKRRSCTVRKSNNTAKNNLKRDFNASRPNEKWVTDVTEFKYGKNNENKLYLSLILDLYDRYPVGYAISDHNDNKLVFNTFRSAVEANPGAHPLFHSDGGYQYTSPFFVRMLKDNGMEQSMSRVHCCIDNGPMEGFWGILKCEIYHYGKKYETREELEEAIREWIRYYSHERYQRRFGVRTPYEVRSEALCNENPVQYPIPENKAIQKYKAAHYA; encoded by the coding sequence ATGCTTGAGATATTAGGTGTAAAGAGGGCGAATTATTATAAATGGCTTAGACGCAATAAGAGCGAAAGAGATCTTGAAAATGAGGAACTGGCAGACTTTATAAGAAAGTATGATGAGAAATTCAATCATACGCTTGGCTACAGAATGATGACAGATAGAATAAACAGAGATGAAAACAAGAACTATAATGACAAGCAGGTCTACAAGGCGATGAAAATACTTGGCATCAAGTCAATCATAAGACCAAAAAGAAGAAGCTGTACAGTCAGAAAAAGCAACAATACAGCCAAGAATAATCTTAAAAGAGACTTTAATGCATCAAGACCTAATGAAAAATGGGTAACAGATGTCACTGAGTTCAAATATGGAAAGAATAATGAAAATAAGCTATATCTAAGCCTGATACTAGATCTTTATGACAGATATCCAGTAGGATATGCAATTAGTGACCATAATGATAATAAACTTGTCTTCAATACATTCAGATCAGCTGTAGAAGCTAATCCAGGAGCACATCCGCTATTTCATAGTGATGGTGGCTACCAGTATACGAGTCCATTCTTTGTACGTATGCTTAAGGATAATGGCATGGAACAGAGCATGTCCAGAGTTCACTGCTGCATTGATAATGGACCAATGGAAGGATTCTGGGGAATACTTAAATGTGAGATATATCATTATGGCAAGAAATATGAAACAAGAGAGGAATTAGAAGAGGCAATAAGAGAATGGATAAGATATTACAGTCATGAAAGATATCAAAGAAGATTTGGTGTGAGAACACCTTATGAAGTAAGAAGTGAAGCATTGTGCAATGAGAATCCAGTTCAGTATCCAATACCTGAGAACAAGGCGATACAGAAATATAAGGCGGCACATTATGCATAA